The following are encoded together in the Streptomyces flavofungini genome:
- a CDS encoding VWA domain-containing protein, giving the protein MGDVGVDGVAGAGGPAAEERLRRWRLVLGGDAAEGTGCELTGRDAAMDGALAALYGGGGRRARGEGRSAGLGASAPSVARWLGDIRTYFPSSVVQVMQRDAIDRLGLSALLLEPEMLAAVEADVHLVGTLLSLNKAMPETTKETARAVVRKVVDDLEKKLATRTRATLTGALDRSARVSRPRHHDIDWNRTIAANLKNYLPEYGTVVPERLIGYGRAAQSVKKDVILCIDQSGSMAASVVYASVFGAVLASMRSIRTRLVVFDTNIVDLTDQLDDPVDVLFGTQLGGGTDINRALAYCQSQITRPAETVVVLISDLYEGGIRNEMLKRVAAMKASGVQFVTLLALSDEGTPAYDREHAAALAALDAPAFACTPDLFPDVMAAAIEKRPLPIPDMHTHR; this is encoded by the coding sequence ATGGGGGACGTGGGCGTGGACGGTGTGGCCGGAGCGGGTGGACCTGCCGCGGAGGAGCGGTTGCGGCGGTGGCGGCTCGTGCTGGGCGGGGACGCCGCCGAGGGGACCGGGTGCGAGCTCACCGGCCGGGACGCCGCCATGGACGGGGCGTTGGCCGCGCTCTACGGAGGCGGGGGCAGGAGGGCGCGGGGCGAGGGGCGTTCAGCGGGGCTCGGGGCGTCGGCGCCGTCGGTCGCGCGGTGGCTCGGGGACATCAGGACGTACTTCCCCTCGTCCGTCGTGCAGGTCATGCAGCGCGACGCCATCGACAGGCTCGGCCTGTCCGCGCTGCTCCTGGAGCCCGAGATGCTGGCCGCCGTCGAAGCGGACGTGCACCTCGTGGGCACGCTGCTCTCCCTGAACAAGGCGATGCCCGAGACCACGAAGGAGACCGCGCGCGCCGTCGTGCGGAAGGTGGTCGACGACCTGGAGAAGAAGCTCGCGACCCGCACCCGGGCCACCCTCACCGGTGCCCTCGACCGCAGCGCCCGGGTCAGCAGGCCGCGCCACCACGACATCGACTGGAACCGCACCATCGCGGCCAACCTCAAGAACTACCTGCCCGAGTACGGGACGGTGGTCCCCGAGCGGCTCATCGGGTACGGGCGGGCCGCGCAGTCGGTGAAGAAGGACGTCATCCTCTGCATCGACCAGTCCGGTTCGATGGCGGCGTCCGTCGTCTACGCCTCCGTGTTCGGCGCGGTGCTCGCGTCGATGCGGTCCATCAGGACCCGGCTCGTCGTGTTCGACACGAACATCGTGGACCTGACGGACCAGCTCGACGACCCCGTGGACGTGCTGTTCGGCACGCAGCTCGGCGGCGGCACCGACATCAACAGGGCGCTCGCGTACTGCCAGTCGCAGATCACCCGGCCCGCGGAGACCGTGGTCGTCCTCATCTCCGACCTCTACGAAGGCGGCATCCGCAACGAGATGCTGAAGCGGGTCGCGGCGATGAAGGCGTCCGGGGTGCAGTTCGTGACGCTGCTCGCGCTGTCCGACGAAGGGACACCGGCGTACGACCGCGAGCACGCGGCGGCGCTCGCCGCGCTCGACGCGCCCGCGTTCGCGTGTACGCCGGACCTCTTCCCCGACGTGATGGCAGCGGCGATCGAGAAGAGGCCGTTGCCCATACCGGACATGCATACGCATCGGTAA
- a CDS encoding DUF5682 family protein, translating into MTAAQGGAAAGRGATARAAGADGPLLLGVRHHGPGSARAVRSALEAAEPHVLLIEGPPEADGLVALAAETDMRPPVALLAHIVDEPGRSAFWPLAEFSPEWVAIQWAVRRGVPVRFMDLPAAHTLARGEGDGAKGTEEKPDGATDAAPAADGPTMAGEAVRVDPLAVLAETAGYDDPERWWEDVVEHRAGGGDVFAPFEALGEAMGALRETYGSGGHDRDLLREAYMRLQVRAAQREFGARHVAVVCGAWHVPALRGKTTVAADRALLKGLPKVKVDMTWVPWTHRRLSRHSGYGAGIDSPGWYGHLFGAPDRPVERWLTKVAGLLRDEDRLVSSAHVIEAVRLAETLAVMRGRPLPGLTETMDAVRAVMCEGSDVPLALVHDRLVVGDVLGEVPDAAPAVPLQRDLTRLQRRLRLKPEALERELELDLRKDTDAARSRLLHRLRLLGVGWGEPVESRGSTGTFREGWRLRWEPELSVRVAEAGVWGTTVPAAATAKAEADAVGAGTLADVTALAERCLLADLPGALPVVMRVLADRAALDADVGHLAQALPALVRSLRYGDVRGTGTGALGEVALGLAERVFVGLPPACAGLDAEAAEVMRGHVDAVHLAVGLLGEFAGVGAPGGPGGPGGPDRPGVSGDGGGPGGPGLRWDETGTAAVGTAAEAAAASGAGGSHEVGGVRGRWQGVLRGLVGGERVAGGVRGRCARLLMDDGVLAEGEAARFVGLALSPGTEPGEAAAWIEGFLGGGAGGGLLLVHDERLLGLVDQWLAGVSGDAFVDVLPLLRRTFGAYEPGVRRTLGELVRRGPGRAGAAVPLVEGASGFAAELDQGRADAVLPVVGLLLGLDAGDRGAGVRGNSLTGVA; encoded by the coding sequence ATGACGGCCGCCCAGGGGGGTGCGGCCGCCGGGCGCGGGGCCACCGCGCGGGCGGCGGGTGCGGACGGGCCGCTGCTGCTGGGCGTACGCCACCACGGGCCGGGTTCCGCGCGGGCCGTGCGGAGCGCTCTCGAAGCAGCCGAGCCCCATGTGCTGCTGATCGAGGGCCCGCCGGAGGCCGACGGCCTCGTGGCGCTGGCCGCCGAGACCGACATGCGCCCCCCGGTCGCACTGCTCGCGCACATCGTGGACGAGCCGGGCCGTTCCGCGTTCTGGCCCCTCGCCGAGTTCTCGCCGGAGTGGGTGGCGATCCAGTGGGCGGTACGGCGCGGGGTGCCGGTGCGCTTCATGGACCTGCCGGCCGCGCACACGCTGGCGCGCGGGGAGGGGGACGGAGCGAAGGGCACGGAGGAGAAGCCGGACGGGGCGACCGACGCGGCCCCGGCGGCCGACGGGCCCACCATGGCCGGTGAGGCGGTGCGCGTCGACCCGCTGGCGGTGCTCGCAGAGACCGCCGGGTACGACGACCCGGAGCGCTGGTGGGAGGACGTCGTCGAGCACCGCGCGGGCGGCGGTGACGTGTTCGCGCCGTTCGAGGCGCTCGGCGAGGCCATGGGGGCGCTGCGCGAGACGTACGGCAGCGGCGGGCACGACCGGGACCTGCTGCGCGAGGCGTACATGCGGCTCCAGGTCCGGGCGGCGCAGCGGGAGTTCGGGGCCCGGCACGTCGCCGTGGTGTGCGGGGCCTGGCACGTGCCCGCGCTCCGCGGGAAGACCACCGTGGCCGCCGACCGCGCGCTCCTGAAGGGGCTGCCGAAGGTCAAGGTCGACATGACGTGGGTGCCGTGGACGCACCGACGGCTGTCCCGGCACAGCGGGTACGGGGCGGGCATCGACTCGCCCGGCTGGTACGGGCATCTGTTCGGCGCGCCCGACCGGCCCGTGGAGCGGTGGCTGACCAAGGTCGCCGGGCTGCTCAGGGACGAGGACAGGCTCGTGTCGTCCGCGCACGTCATCGAGGCGGTGCGGCTCGCGGAGACGCTCGCCGTGATGCGGGGGCGGCCGCTGCCCGGGCTCACCGAGACGATGGACGCCGTGCGGGCCGTGATGTGCGAGGGCTCGGACGTGCCGCTCGCGCTGGTGCACGACCGGCTGGTCGTCGGCGACGTCCTCGGCGAGGTGCCGGACGCGGCGCCCGCCGTGCCGCTCCAGCGTGACCTCACCCGTCTCCAGCGCAGGCTGCGGCTCAAGCCGGAGGCGCTGGAGCGGGAGTTGGAGCTTGACCTCCGCAAGGACACCGACGCGGCGCGCAGCCGTCTGCTGCACCGACTGCGGCTGCTCGGCGTCGGCTGGGGCGAGCCGGTCGAGTCGCGCGGGAGCACGGGGACGTTCCGGGAGGGCTGGCGGCTGCGGTGGGAGCCGGAGCTGTCCGTGCGGGTCGCCGAGGCCGGGGTGTGGGGCACCACCGTGCCGGCCGCCGCCACCGCCAAGGCGGAGGCGGACGCGGTGGGCGCGGGGACGCTGGCCGACGTGACCGCGCTGGCCGAGCGGTGCCTGCTGGCCGACCTTCCCGGGGCGTTGCCCGTGGTGATGCGGGTGCTCGCCGACCGGGCCGCGCTCGACGCCGACGTGGGGCATCTGGCGCAGGCGCTGCCCGCGCTCGTGCGGTCGCTGCGGTACGGGGACGTGCGGGGTACGGGGACCGGGGCGCTGGGGGAGGTGGCCCTCGGGCTCGCCGAGCGGGTGTTCGTGGGGTTGCCGCCGGCGTGTGCGGGCCTCGACGCGGAGGCCGCGGAGGTCATGCGGGGGCATGTGGACGCGGTCCACCTGGCGGTGGGGCTGTTGGGGGAGTTCGCCGGCGTGGGCGCCCCGGGGGGACCGGGCGGGCCTGGGGGACCCGATCGGCCGGGGGTGTCCGGGGACGGGGGCGGCCCAGGGGGGCCGGGGCTGCGGTGGGACGAGACGGGGACCGCGGCCGTGGGCACAGCCGCAGAGGCAGCAGCGGCGTCGGGGGCTGGAGGTTCACACGAGGTTGGTGGGGTTCGGGGGCGGTGGCAGGGGGTTCTGCGAGGGCTTGTCGGAGGGGAGCGGGTTGCTGGGGGCGTGCGGGGGCGGTGTGCTCGGCTGTTGATGGATGACGGGGTGCTCGCCGAGGGGGAGGCCGCGCGGTTCGTGGGGCTTGCCCTGTCGCCGGGCACCGAGCCGGGGGAGGCCGCCGCGTGGATCGAGGGGTTCCTCGGGGGCGGTGCCGGGGGAGGGCTGCTGCTCGTGCACGACGAGCGGCTGCTCGGGCTCGTCGACCAGTGGCTCGCGGGGGTCTCGGGGGACGCCTTCGTCGACGTACTGCCGTTGCTGCGGCGCACGTTCGGGGCGTACGAGCCCGGTGTGCGCCGCACGTTGGGCGAGCTGGTGCGGCGCGGGCCCGGGCGTGCCGGTGCGGCGGTGCCGCTCGTCGAGGGCGCGTCCGGCTTCGCCGCGGAACTGGACCAGGGGCGCGCGGACGCGGTGCTCCCGGTGGTGGGGCTGTTGTTGGGACTCGACGCTGGTGATCGTGGCGCCGGGGTGCGTGGGAACTCGTTGACGGGGGTGGCGTGA
- a CDS encoding ATP-binding protein — protein MSVSVESAGSAATSAGEAGEAPAEGSEEAAGQALRPHAEDAFAGELAALAAQDDRPRPARWLLSPWAVATYLLGGTLPDGTVITPKYVGPRRIVEVAVTTLATDRALLLLGVPGTAKTWVSEHLAAAVSGDSTLLVQGTAGTPEEAIRYGWNYARLLAHGPSREALVPSPVMRAMSEGMTARVEELTRIPADVQDTLITILSEKTLPIPELGQEVQAVRGFNLIATANDRDRGVNDLSSALRRRFNTVVLPLPESADAEVDIVSRRVDQIGRSLDLPAGPDGIDEIRRVVTVFRELRDGVTADGRTKLKSPSGTLSTAEAISVVTNGLALAAHFGDGVLRPGDVAAGILGAVVRDPAADRVIWQEYLEAVVRERDGWKDFYRACREVSA, from the coding sequence ATGTCTGTTTCCGTGGAGTCGGCCGGGTCGGCCGCCACGTCCGCCGGGGAGGCCGGGGAGGCGCCGGCGGAGGGGTCGGAGGAGGCGGCCGGGCAGGCGCTGCGGCCGCACGCCGAGGACGCCTTCGCCGGCGAACTCGCCGCGCTCGCCGCGCAGGACGACCGGCCGCGCCCGGCCCGCTGGCTGCTCTCGCCCTGGGCCGTGGCGACGTATCTGCTGGGCGGGACGCTGCCCGACGGCACCGTGATCACACCGAAGTACGTGGGACCGCGCCGCATCGTCGAGGTCGCCGTCACCACGCTCGCCACCGACCGCGCCCTGCTCCTGCTCGGCGTCCCCGGCACGGCCAAGACATGGGTGTCCGAGCACCTGGCCGCGGCGGTCAGCGGCGACTCGACGCTGCTCGTGCAGGGCACGGCGGGCACGCCCGAGGAGGCCATCCGGTACGGATGGAACTACGCGCGGCTGCTCGCGCACGGCCCGAGCCGCGAGGCGCTGGTGCCGAGCCCGGTGATGCGGGCCATGTCCGAAGGCATGACGGCCCGTGTCGAGGAGCTGACCCGCATCCCGGCGGACGTGCAGGACACGCTGATCACGATCCTGTCGGAGAAGACCCTGCCGATCCCGGAACTGGGCCAGGAGGTGCAGGCCGTACGCGGCTTCAACCTGATCGCCACCGCCAACGACCGCGACCGCGGTGTCAACGACCTCTCCAGCGCGCTGCGCCGCCGCTTCAACACCGTGGTCCTGCCGCTGCCCGAGAGCGCCGACGCCGAGGTCGACATCGTCTCCCGTCGCGTCGACCAGATCGGCCGCTCCCTGGACCTGCCGGCCGGGCCGGACGGCATCGACGAGATCCGCCGCGTCGTCACGGTCTTCCGCGAGCTGCGCGACGGCGTCACGGCGGACGGGCGTACGAAGCTGAAGTCGCCCAGCGGCACGCTGTCCACGGCCGAGGCGATCTCCGTGGTCACCAACGGCCTGGCCCTCGCGGCGCACTTCGGGGACGGCGTGCTGCGGCCCGGCGACGTCGCCGCGGGCATCCTCGGCGCCGTCGTCCGGGACCCGGCCGCGGACCGCGTGATCTGGCAGGAGTACCTGGAAGCGGTCGTGCGCGAGCGCGACGGGTGGAAGGACTTCTACCGCGCCTGCCGCGAGGTGAGCGCATGA
- a CDS encoding SWIM zinc finger family protein encodes MTQQGVRWTADQVLALAPDVSSQKAGSRLGIAGPWSRAGSSGEGAVWGLCKGSGSKPYQTVIDTADAAGPAYKCSCPSRKFPCKHALGLLLLWAGDRGGGQAVPDGEQPPDWAREWLDTRREKAAAKRSSPGTAPAAGASAPADPEAARKRAERRAERVTAGATELGRRLFDLLRGGLAATEQAGYGLWEETAARMVDAQAPGLAARVRELGAVPASGPGWPARLLEECALLHLLTSGWLRRDALPDTLAATVRSRTGLPAPAQGEPLRDSWQVLAQYDTADSKLTTRRIWLHGQRSGHTALLLSYGAAGRAPALALPVGLALDAELVPHAADPASRQLRADLGEQFAAPAPTTGHPPGISPAEATARYGDALRDDPWLDTWPVTLGRVVPVPNGPDWQLADADSETALPLAPSAASRAGLWRLVALSGGAPLTVFGECGHRGFAPLAAWPHATAETVRL; translated from the coding sequence ATGACTCAGCAGGGGGTGCGCTGGACGGCGGACCAGGTGCTGGCACTGGCACCTGACGTCTCGTCACAGAAGGCGGGAAGCAGGCTCGGCATCGCCGGGCCGTGGTCGCGGGCGGGAAGTTCCGGCGAGGGGGCGGTGTGGGGACTGTGCAAGGGCAGCGGCAGCAAGCCGTACCAGACGGTGATAGACACGGCGGACGCGGCGGGCCCGGCGTACAAGTGCAGTTGTCCGAGTCGCAAGTTCCCGTGCAAGCACGCGCTCGGCCTGCTGCTGCTCTGGGCCGGGGACCGCGGCGGCGGGCAGGCCGTGCCGGACGGGGAGCAGCCGCCGGACTGGGCGCGGGAGTGGCTGGACACGCGCCGCGAGAAGGCGGCGGCGAAGCGGAGTTCGCCCGGCACCGCGCCTGCCGCCGGGGCCTCGGCCCCCGCTGATCCGGAGGCCGCGCGCAAGCGCGCGGAGCGCAGGGCGGAGCGGGTCACGGCGGGGGCCACGGAGCTGGGGCGCCGCCTCTTCGACCTGCTGCGCGGCGGCCTGGCCGCGACCGAGCAGGCGGGGTACGGCCTGTGGGAGGAGACCGCGGCCCGCATGGTCGACGCCCAGGCCCCCGGCCTCGCCGCGCGGGTGCGCGAGTTGGGTGCCGTACCGGCGTCGGGGCCCGGCTGGCCCGCGCGCCTCCTGGAGGAGTGCGCCCTGCTGCACCTGCTCACGTCGGGCTGGCTGCGCCGGGACGCGCTGCCCGACACGCTGGCCGCCACGGTCCGCTCCCGCACGGGCCTGCCCGCCCCCGCGCAGGGTGAGCCGCTGCGCGACAGCTGGCAGGTCCTCGCGCAGTACGACACCGCGGACAGCAAGCTGACCACGCGCCGCATATGGCTGCACGGACAGCGGTCCGGGCACACCGCCCTGCTCCTGTCGTACGGGGCCGCGGGCCGCGCGCCCGCCCTGGCGCTGCCGGTCGGCCTGGCCCTGGACGCCGAGTTGGTCCCGCACGCCGCGGACCCGGCGTCCCGGCAGCTCCGCGCCGACCTGGGCGAGCAGTTCGCGGCACCGGCCCCCACCACCGGCCACCCGCCCGGCATCTCGCCCGCCGAGGCCACCGCGCGGTACGGCGACGCGCTGCGCGACGACCCCTGGCTCGACACCTGGCCGGTCACCCTCGGCCGGGTCGTGCCGGTCCCGAACGGCCCGGACTGGCAACTGGCCGACGCCGACAGCGAGACGGCCCTGCCCCTCGCGCCCTCCGCCGCGTCCCGAGCCGGACTGTGGCGCCTGGTGGCCCTCTCCGGAGGCGCCCCGCTCACGGTATTCGGCGAATGCGGCCACCGCGGCTTCGCCCCACTGGCGGCGTGGCCGCACGCGACGGCGGAGACCGTACGGCTGTGA
- a CDS encoding DUF5691 domain-containing protein produces MPPSTAPARTAEAADRHTAPPTAPAAAGPHTRTPTAHAEAAGPYARTSWEELVTAALLGTDRRTPPLLAPGKEAPVALLDAAAVQTVRRRAGLRPARAAERPAPAPADPRPVVPAAARRRLATLLADHPSASGGRRGTAPDLMELLPQWLALAGERGFTAPPELLPALLNAARGRTDLRPQALAFAGPRAQWLARFNPDWKFALRAAPGSARDVGPQDEADIRRRWQEGLFAERVALLADLRAHAPDDARELLSGTWSTERAEDRLMFLDSLRTGLRAADEPFLEQALGDRSRNVRSTAAELLSALPGSALAARMADRAASCVALDRTAGRPELTVEAPHECDAGMERDGVAPKPPAGRGERSWWLGQLVEAAPLATWQRRLGDRSPADIVALPVADGWRGELHAAWCRAAVRQRDTGWSRALLGAPSSPDAAGPGAVSLAERAKLLTTLPAAERAEWVAGFIDAHGLSEAFQLLGGCAVPWAPALGRAVVDALNIARDAGSYPWSFSGVMGLAERCLDPAEAVRLDALTATPDEPEDASPGAGGYWSEAFQRLVSTLRLRAAMREELGG; encoded by the coding sequence ATGCCCCCGTCCACAGCACCCGCGAGAACAGCGGAAGCAGCCGACCGGCACACCGCACCGCCCACGGCACCGGCGGCAGCAGGGCCACACACCCGCACACCCACCGCGCATGCCGAAGCCGCCGGGCCGTACGCCCGCACCTCCTGGGAGGAGCTGGTCACGGCCGCGCTCCTGGGCACCGACCGGCGCACCCCGCCGCTCCTCGCCCCCGGCAAGGAAGCTCCGGTGGCCCTCCTGGACGCGGCCGCCGTACAGACCGTGCGGCGCCGGGCGGGCCTGCGCCCCGCCCGCGCGGCCGAGCGCCCCGCGCCCGCGCCCGCGGACCCACGCCCGGTCGTCCCCGCGGCGGCCCGGCGCAGGCTCGCGACGCTGCTCGCCGACCACCCGAGCGCGAGCGGCGGCCGCCGGGGCACCGCACCCGACCTGATGGAACTGCTGCCCCAGTGGCTGGCCCTGGCCGGGGAGCGGGGCTTCACGGCACCCCCGGAGCTGCTGCCCGCCCTCCTGAACGCGGCCAGGGGCCGCACCGACCTGCGCCCCCAGGCCCTGGCCTTCGCGGGCCCGCGCGCCCAGTGGCTGGCCCGGTTCAACCCTGACTGGAAGTTCGCGCTGCGCGCGGCCCCGGGGAGCGCGCGGGACGTCGGCCCGCAGGACGAGGCGGACATCCGACGGCGCTGGCAGGAGGGCCTGTTCGCGGAGCGCGTCGCCCTCCTCGCCGACCTGCGCGCGCACGCGCCGGACGACGCCCGCGAGCTGCTGTCCGGCACCTGGTCGACGGAGCGCGCCGAGGACCGGCTGATGTTCCTGGACTCCCTGCGCACAGGCCTGCGCGCGGCCGACGAGCCGTTCCTGGAGCAGGCGCTCGGCGACCGGAGCCGCAACGTCCGTTCCACCGCGGCCGAGTTGCTGTCCGCGCTGCCGGGCTCGGCGCTCGCCGCCCGCATGGCCGACCGTGCCGCCTCCTGCGTGGCCCTGGACCGCACGGCGGGCCGGCCGGAGCTGACCGTCGAGGCCCCGCACGAGTGCGACGCGGGCATGGAGCGGGACGGCGTCGCGCCGAAACCGCCCGCCGGACGGGGCGAACGCTCGTGGTGGCTCGGCCAGTTGGTGGAGGCCGCGCCCCTGGCGACCTGGCAGCGCCGCCTCGGCGACCGCTCCCCTGCCGACATCGTGGCGCTCCCCGTGGCCGACGGCTGGCGCGGCGAGCTGCACGCCGCCTGGTGCCGGGCCGCCGTGCGCCAGCGGGACACCGGCTGGTCGCGGGCGCTGCTCGGCGCCCCGTCGTCACCCGACGCGGCCGGGCCGGGCGCGGTGTCCCTGGCGGAGCGCGCCAAGCTCCTCACCACGCTGCCCGCGGCCGAACGGGCCGAGTGGGTCGCCGGGTTCATCGACGCGCACGGCCTGTCGGAGGCGTTCCAGCTGCTCGGCGGGTGCGCGGTGCCGTGGGCGCCCGCGCTCGGCCGCGCGGTGGTGGACGCGCTGAACATCGCCCGGGACGCGGGCAGCTATCCCTGGAGCTTCAGCGGGGTGATGGGTCTCGCGGAGCGCTGCCTCGACCCGGCGGAGGCGGTCCGCCTGGACGCCCTGACAGCGACACCGGACGAGCCCGAGGACGCGTCGCCCGGGGCGGGCGGCTACTGGTCGGAGGCGTTCCAGCGCCTCGTCAGCACGTTGCGCCTGCGCGCGGCGATGCGCGAGGAACTGGGCGGTTGA
- a CDS encoding cobalamin B12-binding domain-containing protein: protein MGVAAGPIRVVVAKPGLDGHDRGAKVIARALRDAGMEVIYTGLHQTPEQVVDTAIQEDADAIGLSILSGAHNTLFARVIELLKERDAEDIKVFGGGIIPEEDIPPLKEKGVAEIFTPGATTTAIVEWVRENVRQPTGA from the coding sequence ATGGGTGTGGCAGCCGGTCCGATCCGCGTGGTGGTCGCCAAGCCGGGGCTCGACGGTCACGATCGGGGCGCCAAGGTGATCGCGCGGGCGCTGCGCGACGCGGGCATGGAGGTCATCTACACCGGCCTGCACCAGACGCCCGAGCAGGTCGTCGACACGGCGATCCAGGAGGACGCCGACGCGATCGGCCTCTCCATCCTGTCCGGCGCGCACAACACCCTCTTCGCCCGGGTCATCGAGCTCCTCAAGGAGCGTGACGCGGAGGACATCAAGGTCTTCGGCGGCGGGATCATCCCCGAGGAGGACATTCCGCCCCTGAAGGAGAAGGGTGTCGCGGAGATCTTCACGCCCGGGGCCACGACCACGGCCATCGTGGAGTGGGTACGGGAGAACGTGCGGCAGCCGACCGGAGCGTAA
- a CDS encoding esterase/lipase family protein, which produces MTITRVQPFRLCSTLLPANLAGLPLALLKATALEFVILAGHLLLYPSGIIQERRAAPPPPPPDAPRLPAHDKPPVLLLHGFIDNRSVFVLLRRNLAQHGRQHLESLNYSPLTCDIRTAAELLSRHIEEICERTGHDRVDIVGHSLGGLIARYYAQRLGGDARVRTLVTLGTPHSGTRVAPLADAHPIVRQMRPGSDVVAELREPAPGCRTQFVSFWSELDQIMDPVETACVDHPDLIAQNVRVSGIGHLALPVHPAVATAVRQALDLAAPGAPPAASAGGLTVA; this is translated from the coding sequence ATGACGATCACGAGGGTCCAGCCCTTTCGCCTCTGCAGCACCCTGCTGCCCGCAAACCTCGCGGGACTGCCGCTCGCACTCCTGAAGGCGACCGCCCTCGAGTTCGTGATCCTCGCCGGACACCTCCTGCTGTACCCATCGGGCATCATCCAGGAGCGCAGGGCGGCGCCCCCGCCGCCACCACCGGACGCCCCCCGGCTGCCCGCGCACGACAAGCCGCCGGTGCTGCTCCTGCACGGCTTCATCGACAACCGCTCCGTCTTCGTGCTGCTGCGCCGCAATCTCGCCCAGCACGGCAGGCAGCACTTGGAGTCGCTCAACTACTCGCCGCTGACCTGCGACATCCGCACCGCCGCCGAGCTGCTCAGCCGCCACATAGAGGAGATATGCGAGCGCACGGGCCATGACCGCGTGGACATCGTCGGCCACAGCCTCGGCGGACTCATCGCCCGCTACTACGCACAGCGCCTGGGCGGCGACGCCCGCGTCCGCACCCTCGTCACGCTGGGCACCCCGCACTCGGGCACCCGGGTGGCGCCGCTCGCTGACGCGCACCCGATCGTGCGCCAGATGCGGCCGGGCTCGGACGTGGTGGCGGAGCTGCGGGAGCCCGCGCCCGGCTGCCGTACGCAGTTCGTGAGCTTCTGGAGCGAGCTGGACCAGATCATGGATCCGGTCGAGACGGCCTGCGTCGACCACCCCGACCTGATCGCGCAGAATGTCCGCGTCTCCGGGATCGGCCATCTCGCCCTGCCGGTGCACCCCGCCGTGGCGACGGCCGTCCGCCAGGCCCTCGACCTCGCGGCACCGGGCGCGCCCCCCGCCGCGTCGGCCGGCGGCCTCACGGTGGCCTGA